In Hemicordylus capensis ecotype Gifberg chromosome 13, rHemCap1.1.pri, whole genome shotgun sequence, a single window of DNA contains:
- the MSS51 gene encoding putative protein MSS51 homolog, mitochondrial, giving the protein MAHRNKATAAKANRSRRDPKEKPIVTGPNMDSLGFLAMDSNVPGLSQVILQKLNMTSYDEYRSAMEGTKVGADFGIRSYFEMFQKMEDTFKFCVECKKLPESLPDPKSLRRCKRCQNIYYCGSECQRANWPNHKKFCKKLKLAALDRLVEWLVFTGDIPFPTGPWTKRIPEVRGWEEWFSMQEDLDAKLSSIMTGRYMTILWANAGKPKPEEPELLESVRRVATDFLSRPATIGLGLHAFGVDPYAKPITVHVVGASHVETLNARVTDYDELNRMTPKHQGIEVVMVGVDVVGGPIMRPPLAAFGPRERVYLSSYKGLYHDFWESQVETLEAARPDLVVGFHPGFHACHDLMESWLPTLLLLRDYKIPSLFTMYSEQEMKHSLKILMELETQITGCGANPFASLKPEQAYSNPNKPPVYCNSHYLMFCGLSGPPEEPGIGELEEEEERDP; this is encoded by the exons ATGGCTCACAGGAACAAAGCTACAGCTGCTAAAGCCAACCGCTCCAGAAGGGATCCCAAGGAGAAGCCCATTGTTACAGGACCCAATATGGACTCTCTGGGTTTCCTGGCTATGGACAGCAACGTCCCAGGCCTGTCACAGGTTATCCTTCAAAAACTCAACATGACAAGCTATGATGAATACAG GTCTGCCATggagggcaccaaagtgggtgCAGATTTCGGCATCCGGTCATACTTCGAGATGTTTCAGAAAATGGAGGACACATTCAAATTCTGTGTGGAATGTAAGAAACTTCCGGAATCCCTGCCTGATCCTAAGAGCCTACGGCGGTGCAAAAG GTGCCAGAACATCTACTACTGCGGCTCTGAGTGCCAGCGGGCCAACTGGCCCAACCACAAAAAGTTCTGCAAGAAGCTGAAGTTGGCGGCCCTTGACCGACTGGTGGAATGGCTTGTCTTCACAG GGGACATCCCTTTCCCCACAGGGCCCTGGACGAAACGCATCCCGGAGGTGCGAGGCTGGGAAGAGTGGTTCTCGATGCAAGAGGACCTGGATGCCAAGCTGAGCTCCATCATGACGGGCCGCTACATGACTATCCTCTGGGCCAATGCAGGGAAGCCCAAACCGGAGGAGCCGGAGCTGCTGGAGTCCGTCAGGCGGGTGGCCACGGACTTCCTCTCCCGGCCAGCCACGATCGGCCTGGGGCTGCATGCCTTTGGGGTCGACCCCTACGCCAAGCCCATCACCGTCCACGTGGTTGGGGCGTCCCACGTGGAGACCCTCAACGCTCGGGTGACGGATTATGACGAGCTGAACCGCATGACCCCCAAGCACCAGGGCAttgaggtggtgatggtgggggtcGATGTGGTTGGTGGGCCCATCATGAGGCCTCCGCTGGCAGCCTTTGGGCCCCGGGAAAGGGTCTACCTCAGCAGCTACAAGGGCCTCTATCATGACTTCTGGGAGTCGCAAGTGGAGACGCTGGAGGCTGCCCGGCCGGACCTCGTGGTGGGATTCCATCCAG GGTTCCACGCCTGTCACGACCTGATGGAAAGCTGGCTGCCCACCCTGCTACTCCTCCGAGACTATAAGATCCCCTCACTTTTCACTATGTACAg CGAACAGGAAATGAAGCACTCCCTGAAGATCTTGATGGAGTTGGAGACGCAGATCACTGGCTGTGGGGCCAACCCCTTTGCCTCCCTCAAGCCGGAGCAGGCCTATTCCAACCCCAACAAGCCCCCCGTCTACTGCAACTCCCACTACCTGATGTTCTGCGGGTTGTCCGGCCCACCAGAGGAGCCGGGCATAGGAGAgctggaagaagaagaggaaagggaTCCTTAG